CGGCTCCTGCGGTGGTATGTATACCGCCAACACCATGAGCTCGTCCTTTGAGGCATTAGGTATGAGCCTACCCTACTCCTCCACCATGTCCAATGTGGATCAAGAGAAAGTCGATAGCGCTGCCGAATCGGCACGTGTTTTGGTTGAGGCGATCAAGAAAAATATTCGTCCGCGCGACATCATCACCAAGAAGTCCCTAGAGAATGCTGTGAGCGTGATCATGGCTGTTGGTGGCTCTACCAATGCGGTCTTGCACTTTTTAGCCATTGCCAGTGCCGCTGAAATTGATTGGACCATCGATGACTTTGAGCGGATTCGTAAGCGCGTTCCGGTCATTGCTGATATGAAACCCTCGGGCACTTATTTGGCACCCGATCTCCATCAAGCTGGCGGCATCCCTCAGATCATGAAGATCTTGTTAGATGGTGGACTGCTTCATGGCGACTGCATCACGATCAGCGGGCAAACCATTGCGGAAGTTTTGAAAGATATTCCCTCAAAACCACGAGCCGATCAAAAAGTAATACGTACTCTTGATAATCCAATCTACGCCCATGGTCACCTAGCGATCCTAAAAGGCAATATCTCGCCAGAAGGTTGCGTAGCAAAGATTACAGGCCTTAAAAATCCTTCCATCACCGGTCCAGCTCGGGTATTTAACTCTGAAGATGAAGCTATGGCAGCCATCATGGCTCAGAAAATTAAAGCGGGTGATGTTGTGGTCATTCGCTACGAAGGACCCAAAGGGGGCCCGGGCATGCGTGAAATGTTAGCGCCTACTTCTGCTCTTGTGGGCCAAGGCTTAGGAGAGAGTGTTGGGCTAATTACCGATGGGCGCTTTTCTGGTGGCACTTGGGGCATGGTTGTTGGCCACGTTGCCCCCGAAGCATTTGTTGGCGGTACGATTGCCTTAATTCAGGAAGGGGACTCTGTCACCATCGATGCCCACCAATTACTCATTCAACTCAATGTAGATGAATCGGAAATCACAAAACGGCGTCAAGCTTGGTCTCCACCAAAGTCCAAATACACCCGCGGTCTCTTGGCTAAATATGCTAGGCTTGTAAGCAGCGCTAGTAAGGGCGCCGTAACCGATCTCAATTTAGGATAAGTGTATGCAACTGATTTGGATTGGTGGATCAACCGCGCAAGTTAAAAAGATCAGCATTACTGGTAAGGGCCTCATCAAACTGACGGTCATTATTTGTGCGTTTCTTTTTTTAACTGGCTTTGGGATCCACTTCTTAGGCTACCGCATTGCCTTTCACTTTAGCCCTGAACTCACCAGAGCGATGGGTGGCGCTATTTCGATCCAGCAAAAAGAAGTGATTGAAACGGGGTATAAAGAAAATGTACAAAAGCTAGAGGCTAATATCGCTCAAGCCAATCAGAAAATTGAGGAGCTTACTGTGATCAAGGATCAGTTTGCTGATATCGCCACCCCAGCCTCGGTCAAGAGCAAAACCAACGAACTAACTGCGAAATAAGATTATTTATCTTGATCAACAGGCGAGAGGTTTAACCGCCCTTCATCAATAAACGACTTAGCGCAGCCCTAGCTTCGGGTATACCCAAATCCATGGCTAATTGCAGTAATTGGATTGCCTTTGCTTGATTACCAGCATGTTCCATTACCAGACCATAGTTATAAGTCGCTCTGGGATTACTGTTCTTTACTTCACGCTCTAGATCATGAAAGAGCAAATCCAATTGCGCTGGAGTGAGCTGATTATTCAAAGCCATCTTGCATGGCATTAAGTAAGTACATTCGTAGCTACCTGCCTCTAAGGCCATAAAAGCCTCAAAAGCCTGGGGATAGAGCCCTAATTTAAGGAAGCACTCCGCCTCATAAAAATCAGAATTTTCCATCGATTAACGCTTAATGGCTGTGGCAGCCTCTTCCTTGGCTTGCTTTCTAAGTAATGCTGCTTTTGCTTCCTCTTCTTCTTTAATTTGCAAAAGCTTATTGCGTTCCTCGATATAGATATCAAAGCTAGAGAATGTTTCTACAAACTCAAATTGCTCCACAAACTCCTGAACAGGGACAAAGTACAGTTCCGGTGAGCCGATGAACTTATATTCTAGGGTCTGAACACCAGCCGGATTGGGCGATAACACATTATTGACAACAACCTTGAACCCTTCAGAATTTACATAAACATCATTTCGTTGTGGATTTCTCATGACGATTTCTCCCTTACGAACTTTCAATCTGTTTATATATTTTCAAGCGAGGATCGTTAGGATAAACAACGCTATTTTGCATAGAGGTTGATAGGGGATTAATGTCCACAATCACACCACTCGCTTTGGTGGTTCCTTTAATTGCATTCGATTCTGGAACAAATTGATAGTCCCCTTGAGCCTCAGGAAGACCCATTTTCAATTCAGAAAGCGTAGCGCCACTGCGAAGATTAGAAGTACCTACGTATGGAGCTTGTGTTGAGCTAATGATGTTATCGGCCATAAGTCAAAAGATTGATCAAGATGGGCTCATTCTAGGCTAAATTCCCTGAAAATAAAAGAATCAGCATCGAAGGGAAAACAATAAGTCATTGTTTTATATATAAAAAATTGTGGTTCTGGGCTTACTATGGGCTCTTTTTAGTCTGTTTAGCGATATATTCCCAGGTCTCCATCTGGAAATCGGTGGCATGTTTCTTATCCGAAAGATATTGATTCAGACGCTCATGATCAACGCTATGAGCTAATTGCTGGAGCTGTGCCAACAAGATCTTAAACTGCTCTCCCGCTGCTTCTGGATGTTTTGATAGGTAATTTAGATCCATCGCAGGACGATGGCTTTCATGGTGCCCATGAGCATGATGAAGATCGTGATGGGTGTGGCCTTTTTGCTCTGGGTGAGGGACCAGTCCAAGTTCTATTTTGGCCTTTTCCAACAGACGATCCACTTCCGCTTTGGAAAGATGTAGGCGCTTGGCCTCTGCATCGATGATGGAACGCTCTTCAGGAGAAATTTTTCCATCTCCAAGCATTTCATAAAGCTCTTGCTTCATGGTCTCGCGCTCAATCCGCAGTTGATCACTAAACGCAGAGGAAAGAATCGCGGCAGGAATTGCGAAGATACCAATACCCAATAATGCCAAGACAATCGTAATGGCACGGCCTGCTGGGGTCACTGGTGAAATATCACCATAGCCAACACTAGCCAATGTAATCACAGCCCAATAAATCGATTGGGGGATATTCTCAAACTTATCGGGCTGAGCTTCATGCTCGAATAAATAGCCTAAGCAGGCTGCCAACATAACCAGCATCAACATGATAAAAATGGAGGCCTTCATCACTGGCCACTCGCGCTGAATTACATAGAACAGGGATTTGGTGGCATCAGAATAGCGCGCCAACTTCATTAGACGCATGAGACGGAAGACCCGTAAAAAGCGCAGATCAAAGAGATGATCTAGGAGACTTTCTAGGAAAAAAGGGGCGATGGCCAGAATATCGATTAGGGTCGTCACCTGTCTGGAGTAGTTGAGCCTACCCGCAAGCCAATGTTGATACTTAGGATCCTCAGTACAACTATACAAACGCATTAATAATTCAGTAGAAAAGATGGCAACCGCGATTGTGTCGATGACAATAAATTCAACATGAAAGTGATAGTTAATTGAATTAACCGATTCTAAAATCACACAGGCAACTGAAATTAAAACCCAAAGCACAATAAAGAAGTCAAATGTTTCGTGTAACTTGCCGCTATTTGGCGTTTCATTCACGATTGCGTAGACCTTTTGGCGCAAGGTCTTATCGCGATTAATCACCATAAAGTCAACTACGGCGGGATAAAAAGCGCGAAGGAGCTTAAAGAGCCTTAATAAACGAAGGGCTCTAAGGGCGCGAAGGTCAAGATTAAAGAATGCAGAAAGATAAAAGGGCAATATTGCAATTAAATCAATAATCGCAAATGGACTTTTTGCAAACTTTAATCGCGGGTATCTACCGCTCTGAAATGCAGGATCCTCAGGTGCCACATAAAGCCGAAGCAAATACTCGATGGTAAAGATAACAACCGACACCACATCAAATAAATGAAATTGTCTTTCTCGTGATTCATACAGGATTGGGATCGTTTCAGCGAGTAAAGCCGCTAAATTTATAACAATGACAAATACAATAGCTCGTTCAAATAACTGATGAAAG
This genomic interval from Polynucleobacter sp. UK-FUSCHL-C3 contains the following:
- the ilvD gene encoding dihydroxy-acid dehydratase; the encoded protein is MSNSNSSSPKRLNERSRMVTEGVARAPNRSMYYAMGYKEEDFVKPMVGVANGHSTITPCNSGLQKLADAAIAALESSGAKAQVFGTPTVSDGIGMGTEGMKYSLVSREVIADSIEVCVNGLWQDGVVVIGGCDKNMPGGMIALARTNVPGIYVYGGTIKAGHYKGKDLNIVSAFEAVGEFTSGRLTKEDLKGVEQNACPSSGSCGGMYTANTMSSSFEALGMSLPYSSTMSNVDQEKVDSAAESARVLVEAIKKNIRPRDIITKKSLENAVSVIMAVGGSTNAVLHFLAIASAAEIDWTIDDFERIRKRVPVIADMKPSGTYLAPDLHQAGGIPQIMKILLDGGLLHGDCITISGQTIAEVLKDIPSKPRADQKVIRTLDNPIYAHGHLAILKGNISPEGCVAKITGLKNPSITGPARVFNSEDEAMAAIMAQKIKAGDVVVIRYEGPKGGPGMREMLAPTSALVGQGLGESVGLITDGRFSGGTWGMVVGHVAPEAFVGGTIALIQEGDSVTIDAHQLLIQLNVDESEITKRRQAWSPPKSKYTRGLLAKYARLVSSASKGAVTDLNLG
- a CDS encoding ion transporter, with the protein product MTEQHLTSNKKSPTLRKLVYDLLFNKENPEGFHQLFERAIVFVIVINLAALLAETIPILYESRERQFHLFDVVSVVIFTIEYLLRLYVAPEDPAFQSGRYPRLKFAKSPFAIIDLIAILPFYLSAFFNLDLRALRALRLLRLFKLLRAFYPAVVDFMVINRDKTLRQKVYAIVNETPNSGKLHETFDFFIVLWVLISVACVILESVNSINYHFHVEFIVIDTIAVAIFSTELLMRLYSCTEDPKYQHWLAGRLNYSRQVTTLIDILAIAPFFLESLLDHLFDLRFLRVFRLMRLMKLARYSDATKSLFYVIQREWPVMKASIFIMLMLVMLAACLGYLFEHEAQPDKFENIPQSIYWAVITLASVGYGDISPVTPAGRAITIVLALLGIGIFAIPAAILSSAFSDQLRIERETMKQELYEMLGDGKISPEERSIIDAEAKRLHLSKAEVDRLLEKAKIELGLVPHPEQKGHTHHDLHHAHGHHESHRPAMDLNYLSKHPEAAGEQFKILLAQLQQLAHSVDHERLNQYLSDKKHATDFQMETWEYIAKQTKKSP